The DNA segment TGATGTTTTAGATAATTTTCGTGCCTTTACCATTGACCCCGATCGCTTTCCTCATCTTCCTGAGTTAGCCGCAGAATTGGCAGCTAAGGGAATAAGGTTAATTACTATTATTAACCCTGGTGTTCGAGCATCCAGAAAAAACAAACTGTTTGAGGAAGGACGCGCTCAGGATGTCTTTTGTAAATTGCCAAATGGTAAACCTGCGATCGCTTCTGTTTGGGCAGGTTTATCTGCTTTCCCTGATTTTACCAATCCCCAAGCCCGTCACTGGTGGAGTAGACAGTATGAGTATCTGCTTGACCTGGGCATTACTGGATTTTGGCATGATATGAATGAACCAGGTGTGTTTGTACTTTGGGGCGACCCTTCACTACCACCCCATGCAACTTGGCATTCAATGGAAGGTAGAGGTGGCGACCACCGCGAAGCGCATAATTTTTATGGATTACTTCAAGCTGAGGCTGGATACCAAGCCTTATGTGAGTACCAACCTCAACGACGACCTTTCATTGTTTCGCGCTCTGGTTGGGCAGGTTTACAACGTTATGCCTGGACTTGGACGGGAGATATTATCACCAGTTGGGAAGGATTACGCCAAACTATTCCCACAGTTTTAAACCTGGGATTATCGGGAATTGCTTACAGTGGTTCTGATATTGGTGGATTCAAGGGTCATCCGAGTGCAGAATTATACTTACGCTGGTTTCAGGTATCCTGCTTCATGCCATTTTGCCGCACCCATTCTGCCAATAATACTAAGCCTCGTACACCTTGGAGTTTTGGTGAACCAACGCTGGGTATTGTGCGGCAATTCTTACAATTACGGTATCGTTTGATGCCCTATTTTTACACCTTAGCTTGGGAATCCACTCAAACCGGACATCCTCTAGTACGTCCTTTATTCTGGGCAGATCAGGACAATCCTCACCTTTGGGATATAGATGATGCCTTTTTGTTGGGTGATGCCCTGTTAGTTGCGGCGATCGCCGAAGAAGGCGCAACCTCAAGAACAATTATATTACCTAAGGGAAATTGGTATAACTTTTGGAATGATGAACTCCTAGAGGGAGAAAAGCAGGTCAAATTAAAAGCACCTCTAGAACAAATACCGATATTGGTCAAAGCAGGAAGCATCTTACCAATGGAGGAAAATAATCAATTGATTCTTCATCTCTATCCGTCCGCATTCTTAACTAGTCAAGGTCAGGTTTACAGTGATGAGGGTGATGGTTATGGTGAATCGCGGTGCGATCGTTTTTACTTAACGCACAATCAAGACTTCTTAGAACTGATTTGGAAACAACAGGGAGATTACGTTTTTCCTTACACGAGTGTTCAATTATATCTCCACGGGTTTGAACCGCAGCAAGTTTGGGTGGACGGCGATGAAGTTGTCAATCAGGGACGATGCTTAGATTTAGAAATATTTGAGCAAGTTCGCTGGCAAGGAATGTTCACCCATTCTGAGTATTTCAACTAACCTTAAATCAGCTTATGTCAAATTATTGCTCTTTTATTTTTATTAGTTATTGAAGTTAGGTATTAATCGATTTCAACAGATTTTTTAGGAGGTAAAAACATGGCTTTGTATAAACTCGATGAATATAACCCTAACTACATCAATGAAATTTTTGGTGGTAATGACATTAAGGATTTTGATGTTTACGCTGACAATGATAAAATTGGTAATGTTGACAACATATTAGTTGATGAAGATGACGGGCATTTTCGTTATTTCATCATTGATACAGGCTTTTGGGTGTTTGGTAAAAAGGTGTTGCTTCCTATTGGTTTAGCGCGCCTGAACTATGAAAATAAACGTTTGTTGGTACCTGGGCTAACTAAAGAGCAAGTAGAAAATTTACCGGAATTTAGCGAAGGTTTAGCAATCGATAATGATTACGAAGAGCGAGTTAGAGGGATTTATCGACCTTTAGTACCATTAGCAACGCCAGGCACAATGGGAATGTTTGGGACTCCAGCTACCTACAATTACACAATGGAGCCTTACTTTTACGAACTCAATGATCCTTACTTCAGAACATACGCAGAAAACCTGAAAAATAGGAGGAATTTAGACAGAGCAATTTGATAATTTGACTTATAGAGGAATATAAATTTATGAAACATCGATTTATTCGCTCAAGAATTCTAGCATTGGGTTTAATTTCTGCATTGTTTATGGGGATGTTGACCTTGGGTTTTGCGCCTGCTAACGCGCAAGTAAATAGTAATGTTCAAAGAGCAGGTAGGCTCTCAAGATACACTCTTTTGAATGCTCCTTTTTTAAGACCAGGATCTCGTGGACAGGCGGTAAGAGATGTGCAAGCTGTTCTGCAATCTTTAGGATTTTATAATGGAGCGCTTGATGGTATCTACGGTCTGAGAACCGCTAGAGCCGTAGCAGCATTTCAGCGATCGCAAAGATTGGTTGGTGATGGTAGGGTAGGAAAACTAACCTGGCAAGCA comes from the Nostoc sp. PCC 7120 = FACHB-418 genome and includes:
- a CDS encoding PRC-barrel domain-containing protein, producing MALYKLDEYNPNYINEIFGGNDIKDFDVYADNDKIGNVDNILVDEDDGHFRYFIIDTGFWVFGKKVLLPIGLARLNYENKRLLVPGLTKEQVENLPEFSEGLAIDNDYEERVRGIYRPLVPLATPGTMGMFGTPATYNYTMEPYFYELNDPYFRTYAENLKNRRNLDRAI
- a CDS encoding peptidoglycan-binding domain-containing protein; translated protein: MKHRFIRSRILALGLISALFMGMLTLGFAPANAQVNSNVQRAGRLSRYTLLNAPFLRPGSRGQAVRDVQAVLQSLGFYNGALDGIYGLRTARAVAAFQRSQRLVGDGRVGKLTWQALRNSKNIPPLSGPF
- a CDS encoding TIM-barrel domain-containing protein, encoding MDILNKTLLNLRTIKLRRFFGSLLYPLQRDWLERQFLKPQTLEAVEETGEVYKAEATKSGGQFNFQHFELEICFLSADLVRVEWKPGILPIAYGISRNAWPEVETTFQETEKCWTISSSQLKVIVNVDGSLKFQNSLRLTLREELPPQRQTKLSHLGKEEAWIHQAKLRPEEHIYGLGERAAPLNLRTCGNEEETRTYRMWNYDAGGIYGTGTDPLYLCIPVYLGLHEEGSYLIFYENSFPANFSFSNLARAEFEGGMLRYYFSAGSLPQLLERYTELTGRPPLPPRWTFGYHQSRWGYEREAALREVVKGFETYNIPVSALHLDIDVLDNFRAFTIDPDRFPHLPELAAELAAKGIRLITIINPGVRASRKNKLFEEGRAQDVFCKLPNGKPAIASVWAGLSAFPDFTNPQARHWWSRQYEYLLDLGITGFWHDMNEPGVFVLWGDPSLPPHATWHSMEGRGGDHREAHNFYGLLQAEAGYQALCEYQPQRRPFIVSRSGWAGLQRYAWTWTGDIITSWEGLRQTIPTVLNLGLSGIAYSGSDIGGFKGHPSAELYLRWFQVSCFMPFCRTHSANNTKPRTPWSFGEPTLGIVRQFLQLRYRLMPYFYTLAWESTQTGHPLVRPLFWADQDNPHLWDIDDAFLLGDALLVAAIAEEGATSRTIILPKGNWYNFWNDELLEGEKQVKLKAPLEQIPILVKAGSILPMEENNQLILHLYPSAFLTSQGQVYSDEGDGYGESRCDRFYLTHNQDFLELIWKQQGDYVFPYTSVQLYLHGFEPQQVWVDGDEVVNQGRCLDLEIFEQVRWQGMFTHSEYFN